In Acidovorax sp. GBBC 1281, a single window of DNA contains:
- a CDS encoding FAD-dependent monooxygenase yields MQKQQVLVAGGGIGGLAAALGASRAGWDVRLYERAEAFSEVGAGVQLGPNVVRRLQAWGLQHRLQSVAAFPERLQVRSALSGAELAVLPLGPTAVARYGAAYATIHRADLHGLLLAAVTKYTDTQISLAHAIDHFSDAEGVVTVRTSRGKEVEGDALVGADGLWSRTRAALLGDARPRVTGHLAYRALVPQHALPDVLRTRQVTAWLGPRLHAVQYPVRRGELQNLVVIVQGPAPDDLEGWDHAANAAGLASALRGACPALQQAVSGVADAGGGWRLWPLCDRPPVRGADGMARGRVALLGDAAHPMRPYLAQGAGMAIEDAAELQRALSMHDLDVPLRLRRYALNRWQRNARVQARSTRNGRIFHATGPVRWARDAALRLLGERLLDVPWLYRGDGSSASSL; encoded by the coding sequence ATGCAGAAACAACAGGTGTTGGTCGCCGGCGGCGGCATCGGCGGGCTTGCGGCGGCGCTGGGCGCCTCCCGGGCGGGATGGGACGTGCGGCTGTACGAGCGCGCCGAGGCCTTCAGCGAAGTGGGCGCGGGCGTGCAGCTCGGCCCCAACGTCGTGCGCCGGCTGCAGGCCTGGGGCCTGCAGCACCGGCTGCAGTCGGTGGCCGCGTTCCCGGAGCGTCTGCAGGTGCGCAGCGCGCTGAGCGGTGCCGAACTGGCCGTCTTGCCCCTCGGGCCCACGGCCGTGGCGCGCTACGGCGCGGCCTACGCCACCATCCACCGCGCCGACCTGCACGGGCTGCTGCTCGCCGCCGTCACCAAGTACACCGACACTCAGATCTCGCTGGCCCACGCCATCGACCATTTCTCCGATGCCGAGGGCGTCGTCACCGTGCGCACCAGCCGCGGCAAGGAGGTGGAGGGCGATGCGCTGGTGGGTGCCGATGGCCTGTGGAGCCGCACGCGCGCCGCGCTGCTGGGGGACGCGCGCCCGCGCGTGACGGGGCACCTGGCCTACCGCGCGCTGGTGCCGCAGCACGCCCTGCCCGACGTGCTGCGCACCCGCCAGGTCACCGCGTGGCTGGGGCCGCGCCTACATGCCGTGCAGTACCCGGTGCGCCGGGGCGAGCTGCAGAACCTGGTGGTGATCGTGCAAGGGCCGGCGCCGGACGACCTGGAGGGCTGGGACCACGCCGCCAACGCCGCCGGGCTGGCGTCGGCGCTGCGCGGTGCCTGCCCCGCGCTGCAGCAGGCGGTGAGCGGCGTGGCCGACGCCGGCGGCGGCTGGCGCCTGTGGCCGCTGTGCGATCGCCCGCCCGTGCGCGGCGCCGACGGCATGGCGCGCGGTCGGGTCGCCCTGCTGGGCGATGCCGCGCACCCCATGCGGCCTTACCTCGCGCAGGGCGCCGGCATGGCCATCGAAGATGCCGCCGAACTGCAGCGCGCCCTGTCCATGCACGACCTGGACGTGCCGCTGCGCCTGCGCCGCTACGCCCTGAACCGCTGGCAGCGCAACGCCCGGGTGCAGGCACGCTCCACGCGCAACGGGCGGATATTCCACGCCACCGGCCCGGTGCGCTGGGCACGCGACGCCGCGCTGCGGCTGCTGGGCGAGCGTCTGCTGGACGTGCCCTGGCTTTACCGGGGCGATGGCTCCAGCGCCAGTTCACTTTAG
- a CDS encoding putative bifunctional diguanylate cyclase/phosphodiesterase, producing the protein MAARPRIGWVGAGAAPARAAMRWLSSHRPDWEVSPSDFAAGRDGVSRSPMFAVPGTCQALVLDLERSATALPDWAAQARTQPLVLCLDPAQEALAARALRLGPGDYVLRAEGGAHLPQLAQRLAALLQAHAPHGPMPAAAPALPWPDEPPSQRSLLQTTLASMSQGLYTVGPDGRITVYNDRVLELLELPRALLDARPTLMELKQLQRARGDFGESAELVDAQARAYVQSAGGIPSPAVYWRRTRHGRTLEVHTTQLPDGGMVRTFTDVTDHVRTQAELRVSEARFRSLSDLSSDWYWEQDASFRFIHFVGGRNPVGMEPGEVVGRTRWELGALNMTEEDWAAHRRLLDAREPFRELELQRLASDGTAYWVSISGVPVFDEAGAFQGYRGVGRSITDRKQVEAEIERLAFFDVLTGLPNRRLLIDRLYRATLSVGRTGRHGVLLFIDLDNFKDLNDTLGHDMGDRLLVQVAQRLQGCVRQSDTVARFGGDEFVVLAEGLPAEAWAASADASLLARKIGNALSLPYLLDGISHHSTPSIGLTLFGESAGSVDDLLKHADMAMYQAKAAGRNAVRFFDPGMQAAVSARAALEAELRRALQVGELMLHYQPIVDRRGQMLGAEALVRWQHPQRGMVSPGEFIPVAEQSGLIVPLGQWVLEHGCRQLVAWSRSAATAHLVLSVNVSVRQFRQPDFVDQVLQALRESGAQPRLFKIELTESLLLTDVEDVIARMEKLRSHGVGFSLDDFGTGYSSLSYLKRLPIDQLKIDQGFVRDVLTDPNDAAIVRTILALAHSLDLDVVAEGVETTGQLQFLQRHGCHAFQGYLFGRPAPATVLERAVRPAL; encoded by the coding sequence ATGGCGGCGCGGCCGCGCATCGGATGGGTGGGCGCCGGCGCGGCACCGGCCCGCGCGGCGATGCGATGGCTGTCCAGCCACCGCCCCGACTGGGAGGTGTCCCCCTCGGATTTCGCGGCCGGCCGCGATGGCGTGTCGCGATCCCCCATGTTCGCCGTGCCGGGAACCTGCCAGGCGCTGGTGCTGGACCTGGAACGCAGTGCCACCGCCTTGCCGGACTGGGCGGCCCAGGCGCGCACCCAGCCGCTGGTGCTCTGCCTGGACCCGGCGCAGGAGGCGCTCGCCGCGCGTGCCCTGCGCCTGGGCCCCGGGGATTACGTGCTGCGCGCCGAAGGCGGCGCGCACCTGCCGCAACTGGCCCAGCGGCTGGCGGCGCTGCTGCAGGCGCATGCGCCGCACGGTCCGATGCCCGCCGCCGCGCCCGCGCTGCCGTGGCCGGACGAACCCCCTTCGCAGCGCTCGCTGCTGCAGACCACGCTGGCCAGCATGAGCCAGGGCCTGTACACCGTGGGACCCGATGGCCGCATCACCGTCTACAACGACCGGGTGCTGGAGTTGCTGGAGCTGCCGCGCGCACTGCTCGATGCCCGGCCCACGCTGATGGAGCTCAAGCAGCTGCAGCGAGCGCGCGGCGATTTCGGCGAAAGCGCGGAGCTGGTCGATGCGCAGGCGCGTGCCTATGTGCAAAGTGCTGGCGGCATTCCGTCGCCCGCGGTTTACTGGCGCCGCACGCGCCACGGGCGCACGCTGGAGGTGCACACCACGCAACTGCCCGATGGCGGCATGGTGCGCACCTTCACCGACGTGACCGACCACGTGCGTACTCAGGCCGAACTGCGGGTGAGCGAGGCGCGCTTTCGCAGCCTGAGCGACCTTTCCTCCGACTGGTACTGGGAGCAGGACGCATCCTTCCGGTTCATCCACTTCGTGGGCGGGCGCAACCCCGTGGGCATGGAGCCCGGCGAAGTCGTGGGGCGCACCCGCTGGGAGCTGGGCGCCCTCAACATGACCGAGGAGGACTGGGCGGCCCACCGCCGGCTGCTCGATGCGCGCGAGCCCTTCCGGGAGCTCGAACTGCAGCGGCTGGCATCGGACGGCACGGCCTACTGGGTGTCGATCAGCGGCGTGCCCGTGTTCGACGAGGCCGGTGCGTTCCAGGGCTACCGGGGCGTCGGCCGCAGCATCACCGACCGCAAGCAGGTCGAGGCCGAGATCGAGCGGCTGGCGTTCTTCGACGTGCTCACCGGCCTGCCCAACCGGCGGCTGCTGATCGACCGGCTCTACCGCGCCACGCTGTCCGTCGGCCGCACGGGGCGGCACGGCGTGCTGCTGTTCATCGACCTGGACAACTTCAAGGACCTGAACGACACGCTCGGCCACGACATGGGCGACCGCCTGCTGGTGCAGGTCGCCCAGCGCCTGCAAGGCTGCGTGCGCCAGAGCGACACCGTGGCCCGTTTCGGCGGCGACGAGTTCGTGGTGCTGGCCGAAGGCCTGCCCGCCGAGGCCTGGGCCGCCAGCGCCGATGCCTCGCTGCTGGCGCGCAAGATCGGCAACGCCCTGAGCCTGCCGTACCTGCTGGACGGCATCAGCCACCACAGCACGCCGAGCATCGGGCTCACGCTCTTCGGCGAATCCGCCGGCAGCGTTGACGACCTGCTCAAGCACGCCGACATGGCCATGTACCAGGCCAAGGCGGCCGGCCGCAACGCCGTGCGCTTCTTCGACCCCGGCATGCAGGCCGCCGTCAGCGCGCGGGCCGCGCTGGAAGCCGAGCTGCGCCGCGCGCTGCAGGTGGGCGAGCTGATGCTGCACTACCAGCCCATCGTGGACCGGCGCGGCCAGATGCTCGGCGCCGAGGCGCTGGTGCGCTGGCAGCATCCGCAGCGCGGCATGGTGTCGCCGGGCGAGTTCATCCCGGTGGCCGAGCAGAGCGGCCTCATCGTGCCGCTGGGGCAGTGGGTGCTGGAGCACGGCTGCCGGCAGCTCGTGGCCTGGTCCCGCAGCGCGGCCACGGCGCATCTGGTGCTGTCGGTGAACGTGAGCGTGCGCCAGTTCCGCCAGCCCGACTTCGTCGACCAGGTGCTGCAGGCGCTGCGCGAGAGCGGGGCGCAGCCGCGGCTGTTCAAGATCGAACTGACGGAAAGCCTGCTGCTCACCGACGTGGAGGACGTGATCGCCCGCATGGAAAAGCTGCGCTCGCACGGCGTGGGCTTTTCGCTGGACGACTTCGGCACCGGCTACTCGTCGCTCAGCTACTTGAAGCGCCTGCCGATCGACCAGCTCAAGATCGACCAGGGCTTCGTGCGCGACGTGCTCACCGATCCCAACGACGCTGCCATCGTGCGCACCATCCTCGCCCTGGCGCACAGCCTGGACCTGGACGTGGTGGCCGAGGGCGTCGAAACCACGGGCCAGCTGCAGTTCCTGCAGCGCCACGGCTGCCATGCGTTCCAGGGCTACCTGTTCGGGCGCCCGGCGCCGGCCACGGTGCTGGAGCGGGCGGTGCGGCCCGCGCTCTGA
- a CDS encoding amidase, whose amino-acid sequence MPQAASTVPASSASSALHDLPAHALHDAYRSRRLSPVEVTQSVLDHIARWEPHLCATYLLRPEAALEQARASEARWLRGAPQGLLDGVPATIKENIATAGDPTPLGTAATVLVPAPADAPPAARMREAGAVIVAKTTMPDYGMLSSGLSSFHALARNPWDRSKGPGGSSAGGGAAAAAGYGPLHIGTDIGGSLRLPASWCGIFSLKPSLGRIPIDPPYTGRAAGPMTRTVADAALMMQVLSQPDARDSMGLPFQPIAWGDAARGPERLRGLRLGLLLDAGCGLPVDPEVRAAIEQAARWFEAAGARVQPMAPFMTPDMLDGMDHFWRMRSYTDLQTLPEERRARVLPYIRAWADSAAGLSGTAVFHASQQFHATRVATVQACSAFDYVLSPVAPLPAFAAELPSPTDDPLRPLEHIGFTVPFNMSEQPAASVNCGYTAAGLPIGLQIAGPRFDDLGVLQVAHAFEKIRGPQRPWPQPPGA is encoded by the coding sequence ATGCCCCAGGCCGCCTCCACAGTGCCCGCATCGTCCGCCTCATCCGCACTGCACGACCTGCCCGCCCACGCCCTGCACGACGCCTACCGCAGCCGCCGACTGTCCCCGGTGGAGGTCACGCAGTCGGTGCTGGACCACATCGCCCGGTGGGAGCCCCACCTGTGCGCCACCTACCTGCTGCGCCCCGAAGCGGCCCTGGAGCAGGCCCGCGCGAGCGAGGCGCGCTGGCTGCGCGGCGCCCCGCAGGGCCTGCTGGACGGCGTGCCTGCCACCATCAAGGAAAACATCGCCACCGCGGGCGACCCCACGCCGCTGGGCACGGCCGCCACGGTGCTGGTGCCGGCCCCGGCCGATGCCCCGCCGGCGGCGCGGATGCGCGAGGCCGGCGCGGTGATCGTGGCCAAGACCACCATGCCCGACTACGGCATGCTGTCGTCCGGGCTGTCGAGCTTCCATGCGCTGGCGCGCAACCCCTGGGACCGCTCCAAGGGCCCGGGCGGCTCCAGCGCCGGCGGGGGCGCGGCCGCGGCGGCGGGCTACGGGCCGCTGCACATCGGCACCGACATCGGCGGCTCGCTGCGCCTGCCGGCCAGCTGGTGCGGCATCTTCAGTTTGAAGCCCAGTCTGGGCCGAATCCCTATCGATCCGCCCTACACCGGCCGCGCCGCCGGCCCGATGACGCGCACCGTGGCCGACGCCGCGCTGATGATGCAGGTGCTGAGCCAGCCGGACGCGCGCGACAGCATGGGACTGCCGTTCCAGCCCATCGCCTGGGGCGATGCTGCGCGCGGGCCCGAGCGGCTGCGCGGGCTGCGCCTGGGGCTGCTGCTGGATGCCGGCTGCGGCCTGCCGGTGGACCCCGAGGTGCGCGCCGCCATCGAGCAGGCCGCGCGCTGGTTCGAGGCGGCGGGCGCCCGCGTGCAGCCCATGGCGCCCTTTATGACGCCAGACATGCTCGACGGCATGGACCATTTCTGGCGCATGCGCTCCTACACCGACCTGCAGACCCTGCCCGAGGAGCGGCGCGCCCGCGTGCTGCCCTACATCCGTGCCTGGGCCGACAGCGCCGCGGGCCTGTCGGGCACCGCAGTGTTCCACGCCAGCCAGCAGTTCCACGCGACGCGCGTGGCCACGGTGCAGGCCTGCAGCGCGTTCGACTACGTGCTCTCGCCCGTCGCGCCCCTGCCCGCCTTTGCGGCCGAGCTGCCCTCGCCCACCGACGACCCGCTGCGCCCGCTGGAGCACATCGGCTTCACCGTGCCGTTCAACATGTCCGAGCAGCCCGCCGCCTCGGTGAACTGCGGGTACACGGCGGCGGGCCTGCCGATCGGGCTGCAGATCGCCGGGCCGCGCTTCGACGACCTGGGCGTGCTGCAGGTCGCCCATGCCTTCGAGAAGATCCGCGGGCCGCAACGCCCCTGGCCCCAGCCCCCCGGGGCCTGA
- a CDS encoding MFS transporter, whose translation MPTAPAAPPPAALAPRAAWGMLLALVSGFALSQAFRTITAIIATGLRAEFGLSAAALGAFARAFAFAFGTMQLFMGIGIDLYGVRRTLLAAFPLAIAGALLSALAPGYGLVLLGQALIGVGCAPAFLVCTVFIARHFPAQRFAVVSGVAMGVGGLGMLFTGTPLAWLVQHASWRWGFGVLAGLAALAWLLIFWKVHEPARPHADGAPRESVGAAVRSFAALFLLPHTAGIVLLALNTYASFLALRGLWLGPLLIERHGFSLVQSGNVAVVVSLVSLFSPALFGRLDPGPARRRRWIAGFTGVLAMVFLAIGLVHQAWLDVGGAIGVGLLSGYMVLQYADVRSAYPAAMTGRAMAVFTMAMFLGVALMQWLTGVAAALALAQGADPYTAVMLTIAALLMAGVLAFLRLPAPARV comes from the coding sequence ATGCCGACCGCGCCCGCCGCACCGCCACCCGCCGCCCTGGCGCCGCGCGCAGCCTGGGGCATGCTGCTGGCGCTGGTGTCGGGCTTCGCGCTGAGCCAGGCGTTCCGCACCATCACGGCGATCATCGCCACGGGCCTGCGGGCGGAGTTCGGGCTGTCGGCCGCGGCGCTGGGTGCCTTCGCCAGGGCGTTTGCGTTCGCCTTCGGCACCATGCAGCTGTTCATGGGCATCGGGATCGACCTGTACGGCGTGCGGCGCACGCTGCTGGCGGCGTTTCCGCTGGCCATCGCGGGCGCGCTGCTCTCGGCGCTGGCGCCGGGCTACGGACTGGTGCTGCTCGGGCAGGCGCTGATCGGCGTGGGCTGCGCCCCGGCCTTTTTGGTGTGCACCGTGTTCATCGCTCGGCATTTTCCGGCCCAGCGGTTCGCGGTGGTGTCGGGCGTGGCCATGGGCGTCGGTGGCCTGGGCATGCTGTTCACGGGCACGCCGCTGGCCTGGCTGGTGCAGCACGCGTCGTGGCGCTGGGGGTTCGGCGTACTGGCGGGCCTGGCCGCGCTGGCGTGGCTGCTGATCTTCTGGAAGGTGCACGAGCCCGCGCGGCCGCACGCTGACGGCGCCCCACGCGAATCGGTGGGCGCCGCCGTGCGCAGCTTCGCGGCGCTGTTCCTGCTGCCGCACACGGCAGGCATCGTGCTGCTGGCGCTCAACACCTATGCATCGTTCCTCGCACTGCGCGGGCTGTGGCTGGGGCCGCTGCTGATCGAGCGGCACGGCTTTTCGCTGGTGCAAAGCGGCAACGTGGCCGTGGTGGTGTCGCTCGTGTCGCTCTTCAGCCCCGCGCTGTTCGGGCGGCTAGACCCGGGCCCCGCGCGGCGCCGGCGCTGGATCGCCGGGTTCACCGGCGTGCTGGCCATGGTGTTCCTCGCCATCGGCCTCGTGCACCAGGCCTGGCTGGACGTGGGCGGCGCCATCGGCGTGGGGCTGCTGTCGGGCTACATGGTGCTGCAGTACGCCGACGTGCGCTCGGCCTATCCCGCCGCGATGACGGGCCGAGCCATGGCCGTGTTCACCATGGCGATGTTCCTCGGCGTGGCGCTGATGCAGTGGCTGACCGGCGTGGCGGCCGCGCTGGCCCTGGCGCAAGGGGCCGATCCCTACACGGCGGTGATGCTCACGATCGCAGCGCTGTTGATGGCCGGCGTGCTGGCCTTCCTGCGGCTCCCCGCGCCGGCCCGCGTCTGA
- a CDS encoding ABC transporter substrate-binding protein → MLNRRTVLATGALATVPLAAPLQALAQGKKDAVTLAMTLEPPGLDPTAGAASSIGEITLYNVFEPLTKINADGSVSPLLAESWEVSPDLKTYTFKLCGNVKFHNGAPFNAAAVKFSFERAAGDKSTNKDKRTFANLTTQVVDDLTVVVINKDIDPDLLFLLGQATAVIVEPGSADTNATKPVGTGPYRLESWSKGASVTLARWDGYRTANAMHIRRATFRFISDPAAQVAALMAGDVDAFPRVTPRSVAQFKANPRFQVIVSGSRAKTILAINQQKKPLDDVRVRRAIAAAIDRKAVIQGAGDGLGVPIGSHYVPGAFGYLDTTGINPFDPEKAKKLLAEAGVKTPLELTMTLPPTPYARQGGEVIAAQLAKVGIVAKLQNVEWAQWLSGTYGNKNYDLTLISHVEPFDLGNFAKPDYYWGYNSPKFNALYEQIKNAARPADRARLLGDAQRLLAEDAVHAFLYQPQWVTVANKNLRGLWKDMPIFVNDLSAMSWA, encoded by the coding sequence ATGCTGAACCGTCGCACCGTCCTCGCCACCGGCGCCCTGGCCACCGTGCCGCTCGCCGCGCCCCTGCAGGCGCTGGCCCAGGGCAAGAAGGACGCCGTCACCCTCGCCATGACGCTGGAGCCCCCGGGGCTGGACCCGACGGCCGGCGCGGCCTCGTCCATCGGCGAGATCACGCTGTACAACGTGTTCGAGCCGCTCACCAAGATCAACGCGGACGGCAGCGTCTCGCCACTGCTGGCCGAAAGCTGGGAGGTCTCGCCCGACCTCAAGACCTACACCTTCAAGCTGTGCGGGAACGTCAAGTTCCACAACGGCGCGCCGTTCAACGCGGCAGCCGTCAAGTTCTCGTTCGAGCGCGCGGCGGGCGACAAGAGCACCAACAAGGACAAGCGCACCTTCGCCAACCTGACCACGCAGGTGGTGGACGACCTCACGGTGGTGGTGATCAACAAGGACATCGACCCCGACCTGCTCTTCCTGCTGGGCCAGGCCACCGCCGTCATCGTGGAGCCGGGCAGCGCCGACACCAACGCCACCAAGCCCGTCGGCACGGGGCCGTACCGGCTCGAATCGTGGAGCAAGGGCGCCTCGGTCACGCTGGCGCGCTGGGACGGCTACCGCACGGCGAACGCGATGCACATCCGCCGCGCGACCTTCCGCTTCATCTCGGACCCGGCCGCGCAGGTGGCGGCGCTGATGGCGGGCGACGTGGACGCGTTCCCGCGCGTCACGCCGCGCAGCGTGGCGCAGTTCAAGGCCAACCCGCGTTTTCAGGTGATCGTGAGCGGCTCGCGCGCCAAGACCATCCTGGCCATCAACCAGCAGAAGAAGCCGCTGGACGACGTGCGGGTGCGCCGCGCCATCGCGGCCGCCATCGACCGCAAGGCCGTGATCCAGGGCGCCGGGGACGGCCTGGGCGTGCCGATCGGCAGCCACTACGTGCCGGGCGCCTTCGGCTACCTGGACACCACCGGCATCAACCCCTTCGACCCCGAAAAGGCGAAGAAGCTGCTGGCCGAGGCCGGCGTGAAGACCCCGCTGGAGCTGACCATGACGCTGCCGCCCACGCCCTACGCGCGCCAGGGCGGCGAGGTCATCGCGGCGCAGCTGGCCAAGGTGGGCATCGTCGCCAAGCTGCAGAACGTGGAGTGGGCGCAGTGGCTGAGCGGCACCTACGGCAACAAGAACTACGACCTCACCCTCATCTCGCACGTGGAGCCGTTCGACCTGGGCAACTTCGCCAAGCCCGACTACTACTGGGGCTACAACTCACCCAAATTCAACGCGCTGTACGAGCAGATCAAGAACGCCGCCCGCCCCGCCGACCGGGCGCGCCTGCTGGGCGATGCGCAGCGCCTGCTGGCCGAGGATGCCGTGCATGCCTTCCTCTACCAGCCGCAATGGGTCACGGTGGCCAACAAGAACCTGCGCGGGCTGTGGAAGGACATGCCGATCTTCGTGAACGACCTGTCGGCGATGTCCTGGGCCTGA
- a CDS encoding IS630 family transposase — MARPHAVAIELSEADRAVLLGWSRRRKTAQALALRARIVLACADSAATNTAIAEAMGLSLMTVSKWRRRFAQHGIAGLDDAPRSGAPRTILDEQVEAVITTTLETVPENATHWSTRTLAAHLGLSQTTISRIWRAFALAPHRTEGFKLSTDPYFVDKVRDIVGLYLHPPERALVLCVDEKPSIQAHSDTAPAIPMQPGQPERHTHDYLRHGTTDLFAALDVKAGTVIAEVHRRHRSVEFRHFLQTVERATPAEFELHLVLDNASTHKSPIIQRWLLRHTRVHLHFTPTSASWINLVECWFSILTARRLKRGRFPSTRALENAIRAYVATNNVNPKPFVWTKTADQILQSVAEFCIRTSGSHH, encoded by the coding sequence ATGGCCCGACCGCATGCCGTTGCTATCGAGTTGAGCGAAGCCGACCGAGCTGTGTTGCTCGGTTGGTCACGCCGTCGCAAGACCGCCCAGGCCTTGGCGCTGCGAGCACGCATCGTGCTGGCCTGTGCCGATTCAGCAGCGACCAACACGGCGATTGCCGAAGCCATGGGTTTGAGCCTGATGACGGTGTCGAAGTGGCGTCGGCGCTTTGCCCAGCATGGCATTGCCGGCCTCGACGATGCACCCCGCTCAGGCGCTCCGCGCACGATCCTGGACGAGCAGGTCGAGGCCGTGATCACCACGACGCTGGAGACCGTGCCAGAGAATGCCACCCATTGGTCCACCCGTACGCTCGCCGCTCATCTGGGACTGAGCCAGACCACCATCTCGCGCATCTGGCGTGCCTTTGCATTGGCGCCGCATCGCACCGAAGGCTTCAAGCTCTCCACCGACCCGTACTTCGTCGACAAGGTGCGTGACATCGTGGGGTTGTACTTGCATCCACCCGAGCGCGCTCTGGTGCTGTGCGTGGACGAGAAGCCCTCCATCCAGGCCCACAGTGATACCGCTCCGGCCATACCCATGCAACCGGGCCAGCCGGAGCGCCACACGCATGACTACCTGAGACACGGCACGACAGACCTCTTTGCCGCCCTCGATGTCAAGGCCGGCACGGTCATCGCCGAGGTCCACCGACGTCATCGCAGCGTGGAGTTCCGTCACTTCCTGCAGACCGTCGAACGTGCCACGCCCGCGGAGTTCGAACTGCATCTCGTGCTCGACAATGCCAGCACCCACAAGAGCCCGATCATCCAGCGCTGGCTGCTCAGGCATACGCGTGTGCACCTGCACTTTACGCCCACCTCGGCCTCTTGGATCAACCTGGTGGAATGCTGGTTCTCGATCCTCACGGCGCGTCGGCTCAAGCGCGGGAGATTCCCCTCGACCCGCGCCCTGGAGAACGCCATCCGCGCCTACGTGGCTACCAACAACGTCAATCCCAAGCCCTTCGTCTGGACCAAGACGGCCGATCAAATCCTTCAGTCCGTTGCAGAGTTCTGCATACGAACTTCCGGTTCACACCACTAG
- a CDS encoding leucine-rich repeat domain-containing protein — protein sequence MAPRSSVVGRASNSPLRSPPHPAPAAGASSVPLDRSVARDIDEWLERSLPLAGQSNRYVNFYDDVEDRDTSQDVLRRVADAIRRVATGESARLVVEWGLPAKTLPDAIGQLQGLQELSLTNTGLTSLPESLGQLGQLRHLKLATNQEMKRLPASLTSLPNLHTLQLPANSLKELPADLGRMQSLRTLELGNGKYASLPASITDLRHLTHLSVSHSSHIRELPENIGDMQGLQTLVLKGNTKLERLPDSVGDLANLQSLDLEGTKLQTLPQSLARLPAHCEIKVPDHLRRQLQQIRNPQAAQQAAQASASRTRPPTTPVAGQAGPSRSRGSELRRALRRLDPDLSARFDKWRQGLSHDAMMFGQPLTPADTGLLDQIVTEAIASPEFRSSFSQFLGEHTLKAVDADGMTQVHGGPALAGDVITGFSIMLEHKIMHVQHPGVALDLMRAALRDPGLRMSRHELLNDLDPLAPDPDHPRIWPPLRAYVTMHDELGKAAQDAAATWVSAQLYEAGLEDGMPEAEALEESRLARESADSYIKARAEELLKEWDIR from the coding sequence ATGGCGCCCAGAAGCTCCGTGGTCGGGCGCGCTTCCAACTCACCGCTGCGTTCGCCGCCGCACCCGGCCCCGGCGGCGGGTGCCTCGTCGGTTCCGCTGGACAGGAGCGTTGCGCGCGACATCGACGAGTGGCTCGAGCGCAGCCTGCCGTTGGCAGGGCAATCGAACAGGTACGTCAACTTCTACGACGACGTCGAAGATCGAGACACGTCGCAGGATGTCTTGCGCCGGGTGGCCGACGCGATCCGCCGTGTGGCCACCGGAGAAAGCGCCAGGCTCGTGGTGGAATGGGGCCTTCCTGCCAAGACGTTGCCCGATGCGATCGGCCAGTTGCAAGGCCTGCAAGAGCTGTCGTTGACCAATACCGGGCTGACCTCGCTGCCTGAAAGCCTGGGACAACTCGGCCAGTTGCGCCATCTGAAACTGGCCACCAACCAGGAGATGAAGAGGCTGCCAGCGTCGCTGACGTCTCTCCCCAACCTGCACACCCTGCAACTGCCCGCGAATTCGTTGAAGGAACTGCCCGCCGACTTGGGCCGAATGCAAAGCCTGCGCACGCTCGAATTGGGCAACGGGAAATATGCGAGCCTGCCAGCCAGCATCACCGACCTGCGCCACCTGACGCATTTGAGCGTGTCGCACTCATCGCACATCCGGGAGTTGCCCGAAAACATCGGAGACATGCAGGGGCTCCAGACACTGGTCTTGAAAGGGAACACCAAGCTGGAGCGCTTGCCCGACAGCGTGGGAGACCTTGCCAACCTGCAGTCCCTGGACTTGGAAGGCACGAAGCTGCAGACCCTGCCCCAGTCCCTTGCCCGGTTGCCCGCCCACTGCGAAATCAAGGTGCCAGATCATTTGCGCCGCCAACTGCAGCAAATCCGCAACCCGCAGGCCGCGCAGCAAGCGGCGCAGGCCTCCGCAAGCAGGACGCGGCCACCGACGACGCCCGTGGCCGGGCAGGCTGGGCCGTCAAGGAGCCGCGGGTCTGAACTCAGGCGTGCGCTGCGGCGCCTCGACCCCGATCTGAGCGCACGCTTTGACAAGTGGAGGCAAGGGTTGTCCCACGACGCGATGATGTTCGGACAGCCGCTGACACCGGCGGACACGGGCCTTCTGGATCAAATCGTGACGGAGGCCATCGCGTCTCCCGAGTTCCGAAGCAGCTTCAGCCAGTTTTTGGGCGAACACACCCTCAAGGCAGTGGATGCCGATGGCATGACGCAAGTGCATGGCGGCCCGGCGTTGGCAGGCGACGTCATTACGGGATTTTCAATAATGCTGGAGCACAAGATCATGCATGTGCAGCACCCAGGCGTGGCGCTTGACCTGATGCGGGCCGCTCTTCGCGATCCCGGCCTGCGCATGTCGCGCCATGAACTCCTCAATGACCTCGACCCGCTCGCGCCCGATCCTGACCATCCGCGCATCTGGCCACCTCTGCGAGCTTATGTCACCATGCACGATGAGCTGGGCAAGGCCGCGCAGGATGCGGCCGCCACCTGGGTCTCTGCCCAGTTATACGAAGCGGGTCTGGAAGATGGAATGCCAGAGGCTGAAGCCCTGGAGGAGTCCCGCCTGGCGCGAGAAAGTGCAGACAGCTACATCAAGGCGAGGGCCGAGGAGCTCCTCAAGGAGTGGGATATCCGTTAG